The Manihot esculenta cultivar AM560-2 chromosome 1, M.esculenta_v8, whole genome shotgun sequence genome has a window encoding:
- the LOC110608138 gene encoding uncharacterized mitochondrial protein AtMg00810-like, with the protein MGKWTDIKPGWLLKDITKLRGWITKLDINNAFLHGHLNEEVYMVPPQGYYKAQPGQHTDIVFVILLVYVDDVILTGNSVDAINKCKMALHSKFTIKDLGPMKYFLGLEVARSSHATIISQTKFICDVLKDVGMLQCKPASSPLPQGLHLTPDSGEPLSEPDMYRRLLGRLLYINLTRPDICYAVQHLSQFMNKPRKPHWEAALHVLRYLKGSLHQGLYFPVTDDLSLSAYCDSDWAACTYSCKSLSGTCRYSLNCPYLYIVTVKQPCTLLPIQYSMSAH; encoded by the exons ATGGGGAAGTGGACAGATATAAAGCCCGGTTGGTTGCTAAAGGATATAACCAAATTGAGGGGCTGGATTACAAAG CTGGACATCAATAATGCCTTCTTACATGGGCATTTGAATGAAGAGGTATACATGGTACCTCCTCAGGGCTATTATAAGGCCCAACCTGGTCAA CATACTGACATTGTGTTTGTGATCTTGctggtatatgttgatgatgttatATTAACTGGGAATTCTGTAGATGCTATTAATAAATGCAAGATGGCCTTACATTCAAAATTTACCATTAAAGATTTGGGACCTATGAAATACTTCCTAGGGCTGGAAGTTGCAAGATCTTCACATGCAACAATTATTAGCCAAACAAAGTTCATTTGTGATGTACTCAAAGATGTAGGCATGCTTCAATGCAAACCTGCATCTTCCCCCTTGCCTCAAGGGTTACATCTGACCCCTGACTCAGGGGAGCCTCTTTCTGAGCCTGACATGTACAGAAGGTTACTTGGTAGACTTCTTTACATTAACTTAACAAGGCCAGACATTTGCTATGCTGTccaacatctaagtcaattTATGAATAAGCCTCGAAAGCCCCATTGGGAGGCTGCTCTTCATGTCCTTCGCTACCTTAAGGGATCCTTACACCAGGGTCTTTATTTCCCTGTGACTGATGATCTGTCTCTTAGTGCCTATTGTGATTCTGACTGGGCAGCTTGCACTTACTCTTGCAAGTCTCTATCTGG GACTTGCAGGTACTCATTAAACTGCCCATACCTCTACATTGTGACAGTAAAGCAGCCATGTACATTGCTGCCAATCCAGTATTCCATGAGCGCACATTGA